The following is a genomic window from Citrifermentans bemidjiense Bem.
GTTGTGTATGGAGTGGCAGTCGTCGAGCTCGCCCAGGATCTCGACATCAGAGGGGGCGATGCCGACTTCCTCCCACGCCTCGCGGCGTGCGGTGTCGGCGCTGTCGAGGTCGCCTGGATCGCAGACGCCGCCGGGGAAGGAGATCTCGCCGCTATGGTGGGTGAGATGGGGGGTTCTTTTGGTGAAGAGGAGGTGGTACTCGCCGTTTTTCAGAAAGAGCGGCAGGAGTACGGCGGCGGGGACGGGCCCCGCCTCCATGGGAACGCGCGAGCGCGAGGCAAGGGAGGCCTTGAGCCTCTCCTTCAACTCTCCGGGGTCCGCCGGCAGCTCCTGCCCGCGCCGCCCGATCAGAGCACCGGCTCCTTGGCCTTTTTCTTCAGCTCGGCGATGGTCGCCGCGTAGTCGGGGCTGTTGAAGACGGCACTGCCGGCCACAAAGACGTCCGCCCCGGCATGGGAGATGCGGGCTATGTTGTCGATCTTGACGCCGCCGTCGACCTCGAGTTCCGCCTCGATGCCACGCCTATCCATGGTGGCGCGCAGGGCCTGGATCTTCGGGATGCAGGCCTCGATGAACGACTGCCCGCCGAAACCGGGGTTCACCGTCATCAAGAGGATCAGGTCGAGGTCCTCCATCACGTAATCCAGAAGGTTAAGCGGGGTCGCCGGGTTGAGCGAGACGCCCGCCTTCTTCCCCAGCGACTTGATCAGCTGCACGGTGCGGTGCAGGTGGTTGGTCGCCTCGGCATGGACCACGATGATGTCCGAGCCCGCCTTGGCGAAATCGGGGATGTAGCGGTCCGGGTTGTCGATCATCAGGTGCACGTCGAGCGGAAGCGTAGTGACCCGGCGCGCCGCTTCCACGATCAGCGGGCCGATGGTGATGTTGGGGACGAACTGGCCGTCCATGACGTCGATGTGGACGTAGTCGGCGCCGCCGGCCTCGATGGCCTTGATCTCCTCGCCCAGCCGGGCGAAGTCCGCGGAAAGAATGGATGGAGCGATCTTTTTCATAAGGTCTCCTGCGTTGATTTTCACGATTGATCTTGCAGCCGCCGGCTACTTCCTCTTCAGGCGCGCCGAGAAGAAGCCGTCCATGCCGTCGCGGTGCGGCCAGCTCCTGAAGAAGCCGCGCTCGGTGAAGAGCGGCGCATACTGAGGGAAGAGCGGGCGCAGGTCTTCCACGACGAACTCCGGATGCTGCGCGAGGAAGCTGTCCACCACGTACTCGTTCTCCTGGACGCTGGTCGAGCAGGTGGCGTAGAGGATGGTCCCCTTCGGCTCCAGGTACCTGCAGAGGTTCTCCAGGATGCTGACCTGGGTGCGCGCCAGTTGCAGCAGGTCGTCGCCGGACTTGCTCCACTTCCCCTCGGGGTTGCGCCTGATCACGCCCAGGCCCGAGCAGGGGGCGTCCACCAGGATGCGGTGGAAGGTGGTCTCCTTGATGGCGTTGGAGGGGGCGGTGGCGTCCATAGTGAAGGTGCGCACCGAGTTGATCCCCAGCCGGTCGCAGGTCTCCTTGATCAGCCTGAGCTTCTTGTTGTTCACGTCGCAGGCGTAGATCTCGCCGGAGTCCTGCATCAGCTGCGCTATCTGGGTAGTCTTGCCGCCGGGGGCGGCGCAGGCATCCAGCACCCGCTCCCCTTTTCCAGGGGCCAGGAACAGCGGGGCCAGCTGCGACGATTCGTCCTGCACGGTGAAGAGGCCGTCCCTGAAGGAAGGAAGCCTGGTGATCTGGCCGGACTGGTTCAGGCGGATGCCGTCCGGGGACCACGAGGTCGCGCTGCAGCTCACCCCCTCCCCGGCCAACCTCTGGATCAGCTCTTCGCGGGTGATGCGCAGCGTGTTGACCCTCACGGTCAAGGGGGGCGGTTCGGACATGGCGGCTGCCAGCTCCTCCGCTGCTTCGAGCCCTAGCTGGTCGCACCACTGCTGGGCGAGCCAGGCGGGATGGGAGTAGCGCGCGGCCAGGTATTCGGCGGGGCGCTCGGCGCGGTCGGGGTAGGCTATGGTGTCGCGGCCGCGGTCGGCGTTTCTGAGCACCGCGTTGATGAAGCCGGAGGCGCGCGGCGCCAGTTCCTTGGCCAGGTTCACCGTCTCGTTGACGGCGGCCGACACCGGGACCCGGTCCAGGAAGAAGCACTGGTAAATCCCCAGGCGCAACAGGAGCCGCACGAAAAGCTCAAGTTTCTCCGGCCTTTGTTTGGAAAACTGGGAGATGATGTAATCGAGCGTCCCCTGCCTGCGCAGCACGCCGTAGACCAGCTCGGTGAGCAGGCCCCGGTCGGCTCCCTTGATGATGTCCTTGGAAAGTTCGTGGTCAATCAGGATGTCTGCGAAGGACTTTTCTTTCTCGATCCGGAGCAGGATATCGAAGGCGGCGCGGCGCGGGTTTTTGCTGGACAAAGAGTACTTCCTTTCAGGCGTGAGGTCTGGGCGAAGCCGGGGATCATTATATGCATTTCGCCCAAAACTGCAAGCTGTTAGGGGTTGACATAGGAAAAGGAGGGGCTACTCTTTAGCTCGTCGTTTAATGATAACCGGGAGGAGGGATCACAATGATAGCCTGGGAATCGGACATGGCAAAAGCCCTCGCACGGGGGAAGGCCGAGCAGAAGAGCGTGCTGGTTGAGTTTTTCAGCACCGAGTGCATCGGATGCAAACAGATGGAAGAGATAACCTTCGCCGACCCGGCCGTCATCAACTTCATCTCCGATCATGTCATACCGCTGCGCATCCCGGTGACCAACGCGGCCCACACCTCAGATTACCGGGTCGTCTGGACCCCCACCATCATCACCATGGATTACTACGGCAGAGAGCACCAGCGCACCGTCGGCTTCCTCACGGCAGAGGAGATGGTAGGCTCCGCCCTTCTCGGTATGGGCAAGGTCAGCCTCGACTACGGGCAGTTCAGCGAGGCGGTGATCCAGTTCAACACCCTTCTGAACGGCTGCCCGGACTGCGCCTCCGCCCCCGAAGCGGTTTACCTGCGCGGGGTGGCACGCTACAAAACGAGTCACGCGCCGTCGGCACTCAAGGACATTTACCAGCAGCTCCTGGCGCAATACCCGGAAAGCGAGTGGACCAAGAGGGCCCACCCCTTCACGCTGCTTTGATCCTCCCCTCCACAGCCGGCGGGGTTTTCTCCTTGGGGGGCGGCAGCCATGTCGCCCCCTTTCTGCATCAACTGGCGGTGAGGCAGCAAAAGCCTCGCCTTTGGCAGCACCTTTCTATGGAGAGATCTTGAGATTCCTGGACCACATCCTCTGGGGCCTGTTGTCATTTTTCCTGGTCCTTCTCGCCCTGGTCTCCGCCGGGCATGCGCTGATCAACAAGCGCGACCCGCGCTCGGCGCTCGGGTGGATACTCACCAGCCTCGCCATGCCGCTTCTGGGCCCGCTCTTTTACTGGGGCATGGGAGTGAACCGCATCTACAGCAGGGCAAGGCGCTGGCACGAGGAGGCCGCCCCCCCCCGCCCCGCCTCTTCCGCCAGACTCCCTCCCTTCGGCATCGCTTCCCCCCGAGCTTTCCTACCTGAGGGAGTTGCGCAACCTCTCCGAGCACGTGGTCAGCACCAGGCTTCTCCCCGGCAACAACCTGACGCCGCTGGAAAACGGCGAGGAAGCTTACCCCGCCATGCTGGCCGCCATCGACAGGGCGGAAGGTTCGGTGCATCTTTGCACCTACATCTTCGACGGGGACGACACCGGCAAACGTTTCGTGATGGCGCTTTCGAGGGCGGCCGACCGCGGGGTCGAGGTGCGGGTGATCGTGGACAGCCTGGGGGAGAAGTATTCGAATCCTACGGCGCGGGAACTGCTCAAGGGGTCCGGGGTCAGGTTCCGCCGCTTCCTGCCGCTTCGGCCGGGGGGCTACCTGAACCTTAGGAACCACCGCAAGCTGCTGGTGGTGGATGGGAAGCTCGCCTTCACAGGCGGCATGAACATCGGCAGCAGGCATCTGGTCGCCAGCCGCCCGCCGGTGGTGAAGGACCTGCATTTCCAGGTCACCGGCCCCGTAGTGACGGACCTGCAGCGGACCTTCCTGGAGGACTGGAGCTTCGCCGGCGGCGCACAGCTCTCAGGGCCGCGCTACTTCCCGGAGTTGGTCCCCACTGGGAGCGCGCTGGTCCGGGCGGTAAGCGACGGGCCGGACAAGGAATTCAGGAAGCTCAACTGGATCATACTGGGAGCCCTCTCCTGCGCCAGGCGAAGGGTCACCATAGTCACCCCATACTTCATTCCCGACCGGCCGCTGATCTCGGCCCTGATCACCGCGTCCCTCAGGGGGGTGGCCATCACCCTGGTGCTCCCGGAAGTCAACAACCTCCCCTACGTGCAGTGGGCCAGCCGTTCCTACCTCTGGGAGTTGCTGCAGCAGGGGGTCCGCATCTTCGCGCAGCCCCCCCCCTTCGTCCACACCAAGTTCATGGTGGTAGACGGAAGCTGGAGCTTGATCGGCAGCGCCAATCTCGACCCGAGGAGCTTGAGGCTCAACTTCGAGTTCAACCTGGAGGTGTACGACCTCCAGTTCGCGCGCCTTTTGGAGGAGCGCTGCCAGGCAACCCTGGAGCTATCCCGGGAGCTCACCCTCGCCGAAATGGACGGCCGCCCCCTCGTCATCAAGCTTAGAGACGCCACAGCGAAGCTTTTCTCCCCCTACCTGTAACCCGCTCGGCACCGCCTCCCCTGCCTGATCGCCGAAGAGCGAAACCCGGTTCTTGCCCCGCCTCTTGCTGCGGTACATCGCCAGGTCCGCCTTCTTCACAATGGTGCGCAACTCCTCGCCGTCACGCGGGAAGGATGCCACCCCGGCAGAAAGCGTCCCCTGGACCAGTTCCCCCTCGAAGGAAAAAGGAGAGGCGTGCATGACGCGAACGATCCTCTCCACGGCAGCTACGATGTTTTGCTGCTCCTGCCCGGCAAACATGATGATGAATTCGTCCCCGCCAAACCTGGCGGCCACGTCACTCTCCCTGATATTGGAGGCGATGATGCGCGCGGTCCACTTGATCAGCTCAGTTCCAGCCAGATGCCCGTGCCGGTCGTTTATCTGCTTCAGGTTGTCCGCGTCCAGCATGCAGATGGAGAACGGGGTGCCGTAGCGTTTCGAGATCTTTTCCTGCTGCAGCGCAAGCGCCTCGAAGCTGCGCATGTTGTTTAGCTGAGTGAGGTCGTCGGTAAGCGAAAGCCGCTCCACCTCGGCGCGCGCGCTCTCCGCCTCGCCTCGCAGCAGCGCCCCCAGATGGGCGATCAAGATGAAGGGGAAAATCTTCACGACGTGTCCGCCGATGTCGTACCAGAAGCTGGGGGACTGGAAGGAAGCGAGCAAGGTATAGAGGGCGATGGCCAGGCCGGTCATGATGAAGGCGATCCAGCGCCCGAGGGTAAGCGAGGTTGCCATCAGGATCAGGTACAAAACCGAGATGAAGGGGCTGGAAGTTTTGCCGGTAAACCAACTGACGGCGACGGCGTACAAAAGCAGCAGGACCAGGTCGAGTAGAGTTTTAGTTTTGCCCCGGCGCAGCAGGAACCGCGCCGAAGCCTTGTAACAGACAAGCCCCAGCGAGCAGAAGAGCACCATGATGGTACTGCGGCTATCCACGTGCAGAAGCGATATGTCGAACAGCACCAGTGCCAAGAGGAGCCAGGTTATCACACCCAGGACCCGGTCGTGGCCGGCGTACCTGGCCATCGCATCTGCGCTAATCCACTCCTTTTTCTCGATCATCCAAGCCGCCTGTCCATAAATCGTTTGAGCAGGGATGCCCCTGTCAATGGATCGTATCGGCGGATATCGCAGAAACTAAATGTCTTTCCCGGTTATTTATGACCCCGAAGGGCGCGCCCGCCGAAGGAGGCGAGCAAAACCGCGAAGTTTATCAGCACGATGGTGGCGCCGGAGGGGAGGTTCATCACGAAGGAGAGGGATATTCCGCAGATCACCGTCACCACCCCGATCACCGCCGCGGTAATGATGGCCGACTTGAACCCCTTGGCGATCTGCAAGGCGGATACAGCAGGGATTATCAAAAGCGCTGAAATCAGCATGATCCCCACCACCTTCATGGCCAGAACCACGGTCAGCGCCGTCATCAGCACCAGCACCGTATTGATGCGTTCCGTGTCGATGCCGGAACTCTTGGCGAGGTCCTCGTCGAAGGTGCTGGCGAAGAGCTCGTTGTAAAACATCACCACGCAGGCGATGACGATGACGAAGAGCAAAGCCGCTATCACCAGTTCGCTGCTGCTGATGGAGAGGATGTTCCCGAACAGGTAGCTGAAGAGGTCGACGTTGAAGCCGCCGGCGACGCTGGCCAGCATGACGCCGGTGGCGATGCCGATGGCCGAGACGATGCCGATGGCGGCGTCGCCGTAGATCCTCGCCTTTTGTGCCAGTTTCAGGATCCCCATCGACGAGGCGAGCACCACCGGGATGATGGCAAGGGTCATGTAGACCGACTGCAACCTGAAAAGAAGCGCCAGCGCCACGCTGCCGAAAGTGACGTGCGCCAGGCCGTCGCCGATCAGGGAAAGGCGGCGCAGCACGAGGAACACCCCGAGCACCGAGCATAGGATGGCGATCAGCGAGCCG
Proteins encoded in this region:
- a CDS encoding thioredoxin family protein; the encoded protein is MIAWESDMAKALARGKAEQKSVLVEFFSTECIGCKQMEEITFADPAVINFISDHVIPLRIPVTNAAHTSDYRVVWTPTIITMDYYGREHQRTVGFLTAEEMVGSALLGMGKVSLDYGQFSEAVIQFNTLLNGCPDCASAPEAVYLRGVARYKTSHAPSALKDIYQQLLAQYPESEWTKRAHPFTLL
- a CDS encoding metal ABC transporter permease, producing MIITEMLSYGFMQRALVGGSLIAILCSVLGVFLVLRRLSLIGDGLAHVTFGSVALALLFRLQSVYMTLAIIPVVLASSMGILKLAQKARIYGDAAIGIVSAIGIATGVMLASVAGGFNVDLFSYLFGNILSISSSELVIAALLFVIVIACVVMFYNELFASTFDEDLAKSSGIDTERINTVLVLMTALTVVLAMKVVGIMLISALLIIPAVSALQIAKGFKSAIITAAVIGVVTVICGISLSFVMNLPSGATIVLINFAVLLASFGGRALRGHK
- the rpe gene encoding ribulose-phosphate 3-epimerase, with product MKKIAPSILSADFARLGEEIKAIEAGGADYVHIDVMDGQFVPNITIGPLIVEAARRVTTLPLDVHLMIDNPDRYIPDFAKAGSDIIVVHAEATNHLHRTVQLIKSLGKKAGVSLNPATPLNLLDYVMEDLDLILLMTVNPGFGGQSFIEACIPKIQALRATMDRRGIEAELEVDGGVKIDNIARISHAGADVFVAGSAVFNSPDYAATIAELKKKAKEPVL
- the rsmB gene encoding 16S rRNA (cytosine(967)-C(5))-methyltransferase RsmB, which translates into the protein MSSKNPRRAAFDILLRIEKEKSFADILIDHELSKDIIKGADRGLLTELVYGVLRRQGTLDYIISQFSKQRPEKLELFVRLLLRLGIYQCFFLDRVPVSAAVNETVNLAKELAPRASGFINAVLRNADRGRDTIAYPDRAERPAEYLAARYSHPAWLAQQWCDQLGLEAAEELAAAMSEPPPLTVRVNTLRITREELIQRLAGEGVSCSATSWSPDGIRLNQSGQITRLPSFRDGLFTVQDESSQLAPLFLAPGKGERVLDACAAPGGKTTQIAQLMQDSGEIYACDVNNKKLRLIKETCDRLGINSVRTFTMDATAPSNAIKETTFHRILVDAPCSGLGVIRRNPEGKWSKSGDDLLQLARTQVSILENLCRYLEPKGTILYATCSTSVQENEYVVDSFLAQHPEFVVEDLRPLFPQYAPLFTERGFFRSWPHRDGMDGFFSARLKRK
- a CDS encoding GGDEF domain-containing protein — protein: MIEKKEWISADAMARYAGHDRVLGVITWLLLALVLFDISLLHVDSRSTIMVLFCSLGLVCYKASARFLLRRGKTKTLLDLVLLLLYAVAVSWFTGKTSSPFISVLYLILMATSLTLGRWIAFIMTGLAIALYTLLASFQSPSFWYDIGGHVVKIFPFILIAHLGALLRGEAESARAEVERLSLTDDLTQLNNMRSFEALALQQEKISKRYGTPFSICMLDADNLKQINDRHGHLAGTELIKWTARIIASNIRESDVAARFGGDEFIIMFAGQEQQNIVAAVERIVRVMHASPFSFEGELVQGTLSAGVASFPRDGEELRTIVKKADLAMYRSKRRGKNRVSLFGDQAGEAVPSGLQVGGEKLRCGVSKLDDEGAAVHFGEGELPG
- a CDS encoding NUDIX hydrolase → MKERLKASLASRSRVPMEAGPVPAAVLLPLFLKNGEYHLLFTKRTPHLTHHSGEISFPGGVCDPGDLDSADTARREAWEEVGIAPSDVEILGELDDCHSIHNYLVTPVVGVFPANYTLTVNDAEIERLIEVPLSHFEKPEFFRMEYWDYKGRKDFPMYFYRYGDDEIWGLTARILKNFLDVLCGVED
- a CDS encoding phospholipase D-like domain-containing protein produces the protein MRNLSEHVVSTRLLPGNNLTPLENGEEAYPAMLAAIDRAEGSVHLCTYIFDGDDTGKRFVMALSRAADRGVEVRVIVDSLGEKYSNPTARELLKGSGVRFRRFLPLRPGGYLNLRNHRKLLVVDGKLAFTGGMNIGSRHLVASRPPVVKDLHFQVTGPVVTDLQRTFLEDWSFAGGAQLSGPRYFPELVPTGSALVRAVSDGPDKEFRKLNWIILGALSCARRRVTIVTPYFIPDRPLISALITASLRGVAITLVLPEVNNLPYVQWASRSYLWELLQQGVRIFAQPPPFVHTKFMVVDGSWSLIGSANLDPRSLRLNFEFNLEVYDLQFARLLEERCQATLELSRELTLAEMDGRPLVIKLRDATAKLFSPYL